The proteins below are encoded in one region of Canis lupus familiaris isolate Mischka breed German Shepherd chromosome 21, alternate assembly UU_Cfam_GSD_1.0, whole genome shotgun sequence:
- the CHRDL2 gene encoding chordin-like protein 2 isoform X5 translates to MVPEVRVLSSLLGLALLWFPLDSHARARPDLFCFFHGKRYAPGESWHPYLEPQGLMYCLRCTCSESAHVSCYRLHCPPVHCPQPVTEPQQCCPRCVEPHTPSGLRAPPKYCQHNGTMYQHGEIFSAHELLPSRLPNQCVLCSCTEGQIYCGLMTCPEPGCPAPLPLPASCCQTCKDGSSEKSAEEDTTQSHRGVRHSQDPCSGDSGRKRGLGTPAPTGLSSPLGFIPRHFRPQGAGSTTVKIVLKEKHKKACVHSGKTYSHGEVWHPAFRSFGPLPCILCTCQDGRQDCQRVTCPTEYPCHHPEKVAGKCCKICPEDKADPGHSEISATRCPKVPGRVLVHTSVAPSPDNLHRFALEHEASEQVEIYLWKLIKDEETEAQRGEVPGPRPHSQNLPLDSDQESQEARLPERRHRTSGYSPAPMKVTGMFS, encoded by the exons GTCCAGACCTGTTCTGCTTCTTCCACGGGAAGAGATATGCCCCCGGTGAGAGCTGGCACCCCTACTTGGAGCCACAGGGCCTGATGTATTGCCTGCGCTGTACTTGCTCTGAA AGTGCCCATGTGAGTTGTTACCGCCTCCACTGCCCGCCTGTCCACTGCCCGCAACCTGTGACTGAGCCACAGCAGTGCTGTCCGCGGTGTGTGG AACCTCACACCCCCTCTGGGCTCCGGGCCCCCCCAAAGTACTGCCAGCACAATGGGACCATGTACCAACACGGAGAGATCTTCAGTGCCCATGAGCTGCTCCCTTCCCGCCTGCCCAACCAGTGTGTCCTCTGCAGCTGTACT GAGGGCCAGATCTACTGCGGTCTCATGACCTGCCCAGAACCAGGCTGCCCCGCACCTCTCCCGCTGCCTGCATCCTGCTGCCAGACCTGCAAAG ATGGGTCAAGTGAGAAGTCAGCAGAAGAGGACACCACACAGTCACACCGTGGGGTG AGACACTCCCAGGATCCGTGCTCAGGGGAcagtgggagaaagagaggcctgggcaccccagcccccactgGCCTCAGCTCTCCTCTGGGCTTCATCCCTCGCCACTTCCGACCACAGGGGGCAGGCAGCACGACAGTCAAGATTGTCCTGAAGGAGAAACATAAGAAAG CCTGCGTGCACAGTGGGAAGACATACTCCCATGGGGAGGTGTGGCACCCAGCTTTCCGCTCCTTTGGACCCCTGCCTTGCATCTTGTGCACCTGCCAGGACGGCCGCCAGGATTGCCAGCGGGTGACCTGCCCCACTGAGTATCCCTGCCATCACCCTGAGAAAGTAGCCGGGAAGTGCTGCAAGATTTGCCCAG AGGACAAGGCAGATCCTGGTCACAGTGAGATCAGTGCCACCAGGTGTCCGAAGGTGCCAGGCCGGGTCCTCGTCCACACATCAGTAGCTCCAAGCCCAGACAACCTACATCGCTTTGCCCTCGAGCATGAGGCCTCTGAGCAGGTGGAGATCTACCTCTGGAAACTGATAAAAG atgaggaaactgaggctcagagaggtgaagtacctggcccaaggccacacagcca GAATCTTCCACTTGATTCAGATCAAGAAAGTCAGGAAGCAAGACTTCCAGAAAGAAGGCACAGAACTTCCGGCTACTCACCAGCACCCATGAAG GTTACTGGAATGTTTTCCTAG
- the CHRDL2 gene encoding chordin-like protein 2 isoform X7, which produces MVPEVRVLSSLLGLALLWFPLDSHARARPDLFCFFHGKRYAPGESWHPYLEPQGLMYCLRCTCSESAHVSCYRLHCPPVHCPQPVTEPQQCCPRCVEPHTPSGLRAPPKYCQHNGTMYQHGEIFSAHELLPSRLPNQCVLCSCTEGQIYCGLMTCPEPGCPAPLPLPASCCQTCKDGSSEKSAEEDTTQSHRGVRHSQDPCSGDSGRKRGLGTPAPTGLSSPLGFIPRHFRPQGAGSTTVKIVLKEKHKKEDKADPGHSEISATRCPKVPGRVLVHTSVAPSPDNLHRFALEHEASEQVEIYLWKLIKGIFHLIQIKKVRKQDFQKEGTELPATHQHP; this is translated from the exons GTCCAGACCTGTTCTGCTTCTTCCACGGGAAGAGATATGCCCCCGGTGAGAGCTGGCACCCCTACTTGGAGCCACAGGGCCTGATGTATTGCCTGCGCTGTACTTGCTCTGAA AGTGCCCATGTGAGTTGTTACCGCCTCCACTGCCCGCCTGTCCACTGCCCGCAACCTGTGACTGAGCCACAGCAGTGCTGTCCGCGGTGTGTGG AACCTCACACCCCCTCTGGGCTCCGGGCCCCCCCAAAGTACTGCCAGCACAATGGGACCATGTACCAACACGGAGAGATCTTCAGTGCCCATGAGCTGCTCCCTTCCCGCCTGCCCAACCAGTGTGTCCTCTGCAGCTGTACT GAGGGCCAGATCTACTGCGGTCTCATGACCTGCCCAGAACCAGGCTGCCCCGCACCTCTCCCGCTGCCTGCATCCTGCTGCCAGACCTGCAAAG ATGGGTCAAGTGAGAAGTCAGCAGAAGAGGACACCACACAGTCACACCGTGGGGTG AGACACTCCCAGGATCCGTGCTCAGGGGAcagtgggagaaagagaggcctgggcaccccagcccccactgGCCTCAGCTCTCCTCTGGGCTTCATCCCTCGCCACTTCCGACCACAGGGGGCAGGCAGCACGACAGTCAAGATTGTCCTGAAGGAGAAACATAAGAAAG AGGACAAGGCAGATCCTGGTCACAGTGAGATCAGTGCCACCAGGTGTCCGAAGGTGCCAGGCCGGGTCCTCGTCCACACATCAGTAGCTCCAAGCCCAGACAACCTACATCGCTTTGCCCTCGAGCATGAGGCCTCTGAGCAGGTGGAGATCTACCTCTGGAAACTGATAAAAG GAATCTTCCACTTGATTCAGATCAAGAAAGTCAGGAAGCAAGACTTCCAGAAAGAAGGCACAGAACTTCCGGCTACTCACCAGCACCCATGA
- the CHRDL2 gene encoding chordin-like protein 2 isoform X6, which produces MVPEVRVLSSLLGLALLWFPLDSHARARPDLFCFFHGKRYAPGESWHPYLEPQGLMYCLRCTCSESAHVSCYRLHCPPVHCPQPVTEPQQCCPRCVEPHTPSGLRAPPKYCQHNGTMYQHGEIFSAHELLPSRLPNQCVLCSCTEGQIYCGLMTCPEPGCPAPLPLPASCCQTCKDGSSEKSAEEDTTQSHRGVRHSQDPCSGDSGRKRGLGTPAPTGLSSPLGFIPRHFRPQGAGSTTVKIVLKEKHKKACVHSGKTYSHGEVWHPAFRSFGPLPCILCTCQDGRQDCQRVTCPTEYPCHHPEKVAGKCCKICPEDKADPGHSEISATRCPKVPGRVLVHTSVAPSPDNLHRFALEHEASEQVEIYLWKLIKGIFHLIQIKKVRKQDFQKEGTELPATHQHP; this is translated from the exons GTCCAGACCTGTTCTGCTTCTTCCACGGGAAGAGATATGCCCCCGGTGAGAGCTGGCACCCCTACTTGGAGCCACAGGGCCTGATGTATTGCCTGCGCTGTACTTGCTCTGAA AGTGCCCATGTGAGTTGTTACCGCCTCCACTGCCCGCCTGTCCACTGCCCGCAACCTGTGACTGAGCCACAGCAGTGCTGTCCGCGGTGTGTGG AACCTCACACCCCCTCTGGGCTCCGGGCCCCCCCAAAGTACTGCCAGCACAATGGGACCATGTACCAACACGGAGAGATCTTCAGTGCCCATGAGCTGCTCCCTTCCCGCCTGCCCAACCAGTGTGTCCTCTGCAGCTGTACT GAGGGCCAGATCTACTGCGGTCTCATGACCTGCCCAGAACCAGGCTGCCCCGCACCTCTCCCGCTGCCTGCATCCTGCTGCCAGACCTGCAAAG ATGGGTCAAGTGAGAAGTCAGCAGAAGAGGACACCACACAGTCACACCGTGGGGTG AGACACTCCCAGGATCCGTGCTCAGGGGAcagtgggagaaagagaggcctgggcaccccagcccccactgGCCTCAGCTCTCCTCTGGGCTTCATCCCTCGCCACTTCCGACCACAGGGGGCAGGCAGCACGACAGTCAAGATTGTCCTGAAGGAGAAACATAAGAAAG CCTGCGTGCACAGTGGGAAGACATACTCCCATGGGGAGGTGTGGCACCCAGCTTTCCGCTCCTTTGGACCCCTGCCTTGCATCTTGTGCACCTGCCAGGACGGCCGCCAGGATTGCCAGCGGGTGACCTGCCCCACTGAGTATCCCTGCCATCACCCTGAGAAAGTAGCCGGGAAGTGCTGCAAGATTTGCCCAG AGGACAAGGCAGATCCTGGTCACAGTGAGATCAGTGCCACCAGGTGTCCGAAGGTGCCAGGCCGGGTCCTCGTCCACACATCAGTAGCTCCAAGCCCAGACAACCTACATCGCTTTGCCCTCGAGCATGAGGCCTCTGAGCAGGTGGAGATCTACCTCTGGAAACTGATAAAAG GAATCTTCCACTTGATTCAGATCAAGAAAGTCAGGAAGCAAGACTTCCAGAAAGAAGGCACAGAACTTCCGGCTACTCACCAGCACCCATGA